One Paenarthrobacter aurescens TC1 DNA window includes the following coding sequences:
- a CDS encoding putative lipoprotein (identified by match to protein family HMM PF03734): MTGTMTEVAKRKKGKILAIMGVCAAIVVGGIGVVTVPGLLAGFTQDAAVAPSPTPTVEAKPVELGITPLDGAVEWNPVVGPQIKAINGKLKDVVLAPVSGGAPVQGQTSPDGSTWTTLEVLKFKTQYSYSFTVVDTAGKETRKSQTFTTVSAAYEADASIYPRNGTTAGSGQPIEINFSEPVVDKAAMEKRVAITVSSGQPVAWHWYSDKKARIRPEAFWVSGTTVTVDMKLLGVDFGNNMIGNADVVSTFTTGPQRVAVVDDITKTMNVYFDGQLVHTAPVSLGGEDWLSPTGYAVIMEQERHSNFNAGTIGLKPGDKGYYPPLVVEYANRLTWSGVYVHQALEAAWSSIGVANVSHGCVGLLPADAAWFFNNMKTGDVVQVLNTGAPAVEPLEGFGDWNIPWASYAQR; this comes from the coding sequence ATGACGGGAACCATGACGGAAGTCGCCAAACGGAAAAAGGGCAAGATCCTTGCCATCATGGGAGTCTGCGCAGCTATTGTGGTGGGCGGAATTGGCGTCGTCACGGTGCCCGGGCTGCTTGCAGGTTTCACGCAGGACGCCGCTGTAGCGCCGTCGCCCACTCCCACCGTGGAAGCCAAACCCGTAGAGCTCGGTATCACCCCGCTTGATGGCGCTGTGGAATGGAACCCTGTTGTTGGTCCCCAGATCAAAGCAATCAACGGCAAGCTGAAGGACGTTGTGCTGGCGCCGGTTAGCGGCGGGGCACCTGTGCAAGGCCAGACCAGCCCCGATGGCAGCACCTGGACCACCCTGGAAGTCCTGAAGTTCAAAACCCAATACAGCTACTCCTTCACCGTGGTTGATACTGCGGGGAAAGAGACCAGGAAGTCACAGACCTTCACCACGGTTTCCGCGGCATACGAGGCCGACGCGTCCATCTACCCCCGCAACGGCACCACGGCCGGCTCCGGGCAGCCCATTGAAATTAACTTCAGTGAGCCCGTTGTGGACAAGGCGGCAATGGAAAAGCGCGTCGCCATCACCGTTTCCTCCGGCCAGCCCGTGGCATGGCACTGGTATTCGGACAAGAAGGCCAGGATCCGGCCGGAGGCTTTCTGGGTGTCCGGTACCACCGTCACCGTAGACATGAAGCTTTTGGGCGTGGACTTCGGGAACAACATGATCGGCAACGCCGACGTAGTCTCAACGTTCACCACCGGACCCCAGCGTGTGGCCGTGGTGGACGACATCACCAAGACAATGAACGTGTACTTCGATGGCCAGCTGGTTCACACTGCCCCCGTATCCCTGGGTGGGGAGGACTGGCTTTCGCCTACCGGGTACGCGGTGATCATGGAGCAAGAACGCCACTCCAACTTCAACGCCGGGACCATCGGCCTGAAGCCGGGCGACAAAGGCTACTACCCGCCCCTGGTGGTGGAATACGCCAACCGGCTGACGTGGTCCGGCGTGTACGTCCACCAAGCTCTTGAAGCGGCATGGAGCTCCATTGGAGTGGCCAACGTCTCGCACGGCTGTGTGGGCCTGCTGCCGGCGGATGCTGCATGGTTCTTCAACAACATGAAGACCGGTGACGTGGTCCAGGTCCTCAACACCGGCGCACCGGCAGTTGAACCGCTGGAGGGCTTCGGCGACTGGAACATTCCCTGGGCGAGCTACGCTCAGCGGTAG
- a CDS encoding putative glycosyl transferase domain protein (identified by match to protein family HMM PF00535): MHVTAVVVSHDGGNYLPRTLAALTDQTRSADAAIGIDTGSTDNSLELLREALGQRNVTSFQHAKSGFGAAVHAGLQELAPTAGSDAREADAVQWIWLLHDDAAPAPDALAELLHAVERAPSVTVAGCKQLGWDNERHLVDVGLSTSRWAERLTLIDADEVDQGQYDARSDTFAVNSAGMLIRRDVWELLQGFDPALPGSGDDVDFCWRNWLAGNRVVVVPSARMFHVEHRPHGLGTSSAARRAQIHLRLKHTPWWNVPFQAMGALFGAVIRLVLSILVKEPGYGISQFTATIAALVRPMAIARGRRVAARTRRVHRSVVRGLQTPTREVRANRRSLLEAIRPADETPAVSDLLAPEPSGDASDDFAALATNERGWVGTGAVAAALIALAAALVGLLGLLRSGTVAGGGLIPLSASPGDIWANASTWWISLGAGLPGHGDPFGYVLWLLSLFGGGDGNAAMVWLLILAMPLSALGAWFAAGALTTKRRFRIAAALAWTGAPALLIAINEGRAGAVVAHVMMPLLLLALLRASGSAVAQGPAFTGTQRSRRPAPIVGKPGINGTPSWTAAAAAGLAMAVVTASAPSLLGPIVVAVILAAVVLGQRGKTLWWALLPTVALFLPYVISVLDRPRSLLADPGLPLTFEAAPLWQQLLGQPLAFDIDGGLTGLAFFGPGAVPWALLLALLVIAPVLILAVAALFLPGKRAGLARVFWLVALATLASGWLVGHVATGVNNNVIVGPFTGPAVSAAGILLLGAAILGAEKLFAAPRRTPQASRRHLPVRRISSTVAITLLVVGPLAGMTAWAAQNVLQPTPTAGAIAAPKAAEQSPSLGASRQVWPVDAGTLPATAVDRGQGPERTRTLVITSGEHGAYSTSLMRGAGTTLDSLSTIASARTIIGAPGREEIAADDAATASLRRAVATIVAGTGVDPRADLEQLGAGFVVLKAADNAAQLTASRIDAVPGLVAVGQTDAGWLWRVTPRNQPAATAADTTHRVRIVDSQGALMSALPSEDVTVDATVPSGEEGRKVVLAERSDPGWSAWMNGRQLQATTSGWSQAFELPASGGDLEIRYNNPWALWFGILQAVVIGLTVLLAVPMPARRSRTGMSRDEVSLRKEYSSV, translated from the coding sequence GTGCACGTTACCGCCGTCGTGGTTTCCCACGACGGCGGCAACTATCTGCCCAGGACACTGGCGGCACTGACGGACCAGACGCGTTCGGCAGATGCCGCCATTGGCATTGATACAGGTTCCACGGATAACTCGCTGGAGTTGCTTCGCGAGGCCCTCGGCCAGCGCAACGTCACCTCGTTCCAGCACGCGAAGTCAGGTTTCGGGGCAGCTGTTCACGCTGGCCTCCAAGAGCTCGCGCCCACCGCCGGCAGCGACGCCAGGGAAGCAGACGCCGTCCAATGGATCTGGCTCCTTCATGACGACGCCGCGCCTGCGCCTGATGCCTTGGCGGAGCTTCTCCATGCGGTGGAACGCGCCCCCTCGGTTACTGTGGCGGGCTGCAAGCAGCTCGGCTGGGACAACGAGCGGCACCTGGTGGATGTGGGACTTTCAACGAGCCGCTGGGCCGAACGCCTCACCTTGATCGACGCCGACGAAGTGGATCAGGGGCAATACGATGCCCGCAGCGACACTTTCGCCGTGAACTCAGCAGGAATGTTGATCCGCCGCGACGTCTGGGAGCTGCTGCAGGGCTTTGACCCCGCCTTGCCCGGAAGCGGCGATGACGTTGACTTCTGCTGGCGCAACTGGCTTGCGGGCAACCGCGTAGTGGTAGTCCCCAGTGCGCGCATGTTCCATGTGGAGCACCGCCCACATGGTTTGGGCACCTCCTCTGCGGCACGTAGAGCCCAGATCCATCTGCGGCTCAAGCACACGCCTTGGTGGAACGTGCCGTTCCAAGCCATGGGCGCCTTGTTCGGTGCGGTTATCCGCCTGGTGTTGAGCATCCTGGTCAAAGAACCGGGATACGGTATCTCGCAGTTCACCGCCACCATCGCCGCCCTCGTCCGGCCCATGGCCATCGCCAGGGGCCGCCGCGTTGCGGCGAGGACGCGACGCGTGCACAGGTCGGTTGTCCGAGGCCTGCAGACGCCCACGCGGGAGGTGCGTGCCAACAGGCGATCGTTGTTGGAAGCGATCCGCCCGGCCGACGAAACCCCGGCCGTCTCCGACCTTTTAGCCCCGGAACCCAGCGGGGATGCTTCGGATGACTTCGCAGCGCTGGCCACCAACGAACGTGGCTGGGTGGGCACAGGTGCCGTCGCGGCCGCGCTGATCGCCTTGGCCGCAGCACTCGTGGGACTGCTGGGGCTGCTCCGCTCAGGCACCGTTGCCGGTGGTGGGCTTATCCCTCTTTCGGCGTCACCGGGAGATATCTGGGCCAATGCGTCAACTTGGTGGATCTCCTTGGGCGCAGGCCTGCCCGGACACGGCGACCCTTTCGGCTATGTGCTGTGGCTGCTCTCCCTCTTTGGAGGCGGCGACGGCAACGCCGCGATGGTGTGGCTGCTGATACTTGCAATGCCCCTGTCCGCCCTGGGCGCATGGTTCGCTGCGGGCGCGCTCACTACAAAACGCCGGTTCCGGATTGCGGCCGCCTTGGCGTGGACCGGTGCTCCCGCACTCCTGATCGCGATCAACGAGGGCCGTGCCGGCGCCGTCGTGGCGCACGTGATGATGCCGTTGCTGCTCTTGGCGCTGTTGCGCGCCTCGGGATCGGCCGTCGCCCAAGGGCCCGCCTTCACCGGAACCCAACGCAGCCGCCGTCCGGCCCCGATAGTAGGCAAGCCGGGCATCAACGGAACACCATCGTGGACTGCTGCAGCTGCCGCAGGTCTTGCCATGGCCGTAGTCACCGCCTCTGCGCCGTCGTTGTTGGGTCCCATCGTCGTTGCGGTGATCCTGGCCGCGGTGGTCCTCGGGCAGCGTGGCAAAACACTGTGGTGGGCGCTGCTGCCAACGGTCGCGTTGTTCCTGCCCTACGTAATATCCGTTCTGGACAGGCCGCGCTCGTTGCTCGCCGATCCCGGATTGCCGTTGACGTTTGAGGCAGCGCCGTTGTGGCAGCAGCTTCTCGGCCAGCCGCTGGCCTTCGATATCGACGGCGGCTTGACCGGTTTGGCGTTCTTCGGTCCTGGCGCTGTGCCTTGGGCCCTGTTGCTGGCTCTGCTCGTCATCGCACCAGTCCTGATCCTTGCCGTTGCTGCGTTGTTCCTGCCGGGAAAGCGCGCGGGGCTGGCCCGGGTGTTCTGGTTGGTTGCTTTGGCTACCCTTGCCAGCGGTTGGCTGGTGGGTCATGTGGCTACAGGCGTCAACAACAACGTGATTGTGGGACCATTCACAGGCCCGGCCGTATCGGCGGCGGGCATATTGCTGCTGGGCGCTGCCATTCTCGGAGCCGAGAAGCTTTTCGCTGCACCGCGAAGGACACCGCAAGCATCACGGCGTCACCTTCCAGTGCGGCGCATTTCTTCGACCGTGGCCATTACGCTGCTGGTCGTGGGCCCTCTTGCAGGAATGACCGCATGGGCTGCCCAGAATGTTCTTCAGCCCACACCGACTGCCGGCGCCATTGCGGCGCCCAAGGCTGCCGAACAGTCGCCGTCCCTTGGGGCCAGCCGCCAAGTATGGCCGGTGGACGCGGGCACCTTGCCGGCCACCGCCGTCGACCGTGGCCAGGGACCCGAACGAACGCGAACGCTGGTCATCACCAGTGGTGAGCACGGTGCCTACTCCACTTCACTAATGCGTGGAGCCGGGACCACGCTGGACAGCTTGTCCACCATTGCCTCGGCGCGGACCATCATTGGTGCACCTGGACGCGAGGAAATTGCGGCCGATGACGCTGCCACTGCCTCCCTCCGCAGGGCCGTGGCCACCATCGTGGCGGGCACGGGCGTGGACCCCCGCGCTGACCTTGAACAACTCGGCGCCGGCTTCGTGGTCCTCAAGGCTGCGGACAACGCCGCGCAGCTGACGGCCAGCAGGATCGACGCCGTCCCCGGACTCGTGGCTGTCGGCCAGACCGACGCCGGGTGGCTGTGGCGTGTGACGCCGCGGAACCAGCCAGCGGCTACTGCCGCCGACACTACCCACCGGGTACGCATCGTGGACTCCCAGGGCGCTCTCATGAGTGCCCTGCCATCCGAAGATGTGACCGTGGATGCCACTGTGCCATCGGGCGAGGAGGGCCGGAAGGTGGTCCTGGCCGAACGGTCCGATCCCGGCTGGAGCGCCTGGATGAATGGCCGCCAACTGCAGGCCACAACATCCGGATGGTCACAGGCCTTTGAGCTACCGGCCAGCGGCGGCGACCTTGAAATCCGCTACAACAACCCTTGGGCCCTGTGGTTCGGAATTCTGCAGGCTGTGGTGATTGGATTGACGGTCCTGTTGGCCGTTCCGATGCCCGCACGCCGCAGCCGAACCGGCATGTCGAGGGACGAAGTGTCCCTCCGTAAGGAGTACAGCAGTGTCTGA
- a CDS encoding putative transcription factor WhiB family (identified by match to protein family HMM PF02467), producing MWIGLPQGDFDDEGELGWQTDALCAQTDPEAFFPEKGGSTRDAKKVCGACNVRSQCLEYALANDERFGIWGGLSERERRRLRKRAV from the coding sequence GTGTGGATCGGCCTGCCCCAGGGGGACTTCGACGACGAAGGCGAACTCGGCTGGCAGACTGACGCACTCTGCGCACAGACTGATCCCGAGGCTTTCTTCCCCGAAAAGGGTGGATCCACACGGGACGCCAAGAAGGTCTGCGGGGCGTGCAACGTCCGCTCGCAGTGCTTGGAATACGCTCTTGCCAATGACGAGCGGTTCGGAATTTGGGGCGGACTCTCTGAGCGGGAACGTCGTCGGCTAAGGAAGCGAGCGGTCTAA
- a CDS encoding conserved hypothetical protein (identified by match to protein family HMM TIGR03089), producing MSIPAANLMTALRSGHSTSPRLTWYGPDSERVELSGRVLDNWVAKTSNLLQDELDAEPGTSIRLDLPAHWKSFVWALAAWQLGMEVVFDDTSADLLATDKPDDGAGAGFGAIVAVPLAALAMRWPGELPPGVVDYAAEVRSHGDVFMAHNEPEASLPAVRGTAGLTHEELIDGFAAAQDTGVRLLVRAADGLESCLAASLGAWKEDGSVVLVHPDLDVTEHLLENERVSRS from the coding sequence ATGAGCATCCCGGCAGCGAACCTGATGACAGCCCTGCGATCCGGTCATTCAACGTCACCACGACTCACTTGGTACGGCCCCGACTCCGAGCGTGTTGAGCTCTCAGGTCGCGTCCTGGATAACTGGGTAGCCAAGACCAGCAACCTGTTGCAGGACGAACTGGACGCCGAGCCTGGAACGTCCATCAGGCTGGACCTCCCGGCGCACTGGAAATCCTTCGTGTGGGCCCTGGCTGCGTGGCAACTGGGAATGGAGGTGGTCTTTGACGACACCTCTGCGGATCTCCTGGCGACGGACAAGCCCGACGACGGCGCCGGGGCCGGCTTCGGCGCGATCGTTGCGGTGCCGCTGGCGGCACTTGCGATGCGCTGGCCCGGGGAGCTGCCTCCCGGCGTCGTGGACTACGCGGCTGAAGTCCGCTCCCACGGCGACGTCTTCATGGCACACAACGAACCCGAAGCGAGCTTGCCCGCTGTGCGCGGGACTGCAGGCCTCACCCATGAAGAACTCATTGACGGCTTTGCTGCCGCGCAGGACACAGGTGTCCGCCTGCTGGTACGCGCGGCCGACGGCCTGGAGTCATGCCTGGCAGCATCCTTGGGCGCCTGGAAAGAAGACGGCTCCGTGGTCTTGGTACATCCGGACCTCGACGTGACCGAGCACCTGCTGGAGAACGAGCGCGTCAGCCGTTCCTAG
- the ahcY gene encoding adenosylhomocysteinase (identified by match to protein family HMM PF00670; match to protein family HMM PF05221; match to protein family HMM TIGR00936): MTFDFKVADITLAEAGRHQIRLAEHEMPGLMSLRAEFGASQPLKGARIAGSLHMTVQTAVLIETLTALGAEVRWASCNIFSTQDEAAAAVVVGKGTPENPLGVPVFAWKGETLEEYWWTAEQILTWPGADTNPELGPNMILDDGGDATLLLHKGVEFEAAGAVPTATEDDPEEYVLILDLLRRTLAADPQKWTRLAARIEGVTEETTTGVHRLYQLAEQGKLLFPAINVNDSVTKSKFDNKYGIRHSLPDGINRATDVLMGGKVAVVCGYGDVGKGAAEALRGQGSRVIVTEIDPICALQAAMDGYQVAKLETVLAQGDIFITTTGNKDVIMAEHMLGMKNKAIVGNIGHFDNEIDIAGLAKIAGVKKVEIKPQVHEWVFEAGTASERSIIVLSEGRLLNLGNATGHPSFVMSNSFANQTIAQIELWTKKDQPAGEREYQKQVYVLPKILDEKVARLHLDALGVELTELSKDQADYLDLDVAGPYKPEHYRY; this comes from the coding sequence ATGACTTTCGACTTCAAAGTGGCTGATATCACTCTTGCGGAGGCCGGCCGCCACCAGATCCGCCTCGCCGAGCACGAAATGCCGGGCCTCATGTCGCTCCGGGCAGAGTTCGGTGCCTCGCAGCCCCTCAAGGGTGCGCGCATCGCCGGGTCCCTGCACATGACGGTCCAAACTGCAGTGCTCATCGAAACCCTCACTGCCTTGGGCGCGGAAGTTCGATGGGCTTCCTGCAACATCTTCTCCACCCAGGACGAAGCCGCTGCCGCCGTCGTCGTCGGCAAGGGCACTCCGGAGAACCCGCTGGGTGTTCCGGTTTTCGCCTGGAAGGGCGAAACCCTTGAGGAATACTGGTGGACTGCTGAGCAGATTCTCACGTGGCCTGGTGCGGACACCAACCCGGAGTTGGGTCCCAACATGATTCTCGACGACGGCGGCGACGCCACGCTGCTGCTGCACAAGGGCGTGGAATTCGAAGCCGCAGGCGCCGTGCCCACCGCCACCGAGGATGATCCGGAGGAGTACGTCCTCATCCTGGATCTCCTTCGCAGGACCCTTGCCGCGGATCCGCAGAAGTGGACCCGCCTGGCCGCCCGCATCGAAGGGGTCACCGAGGAAACCACCACCGGCGTGCACCGTCTGTACCAGCTGGCGGAACAGGGCAAGCTGCTGTTCCCGGCCATCAACGTCAACGACTCCGTCACCAAGAGCAAGTTCGACAACAAGTACGGCATCCGCCACTCCCTGCCGGACGGCATCAATAGGGCCACGGACGTCCTCATGGGCGGCAAGGTGGCCGTCGTCTGTGGTTATGGCGACGTCGGCAAGGGCGCGGCTGAGGCGCTGCGGGGCCAGGGCTCGCGTGTCATCGTCACGGAGATCGACCCCATCTGTGCTCTGCAGGCCGCGATGGACGGTTATCAGGTTGCCAAGCTGGAGACAGTACTCGCCCAGGGTGACATCTTCATCACCACCACGGGCAACAAGGACGTCATCATGGCCGAGCACATGCTGGGCATGAAGAACAAGGCGATCGTTGGAAACATTGGCCACTTCGACAATGAGATCGACATCGCCGGGCTTGCCAAAATTGCGGGCGTCAAGAAGGTTGAGATCAAGCCGCAGGTCCACGAGTGGGTCTTCGAGGCCGGCACCGCTTCCGAACGGTCCATCATTGTGCTGTCCGAGGGCAGGTTGCTCAACCTGGGCAACGCCACCGGCCACCCGTCGTTCGTGATGAGCAACTCTTTCGCCAACCAGACCATCGCGCAGATCGAGCTCTGGACCAAGAAGGACCAGCCCGCCGGTGAGCGCGAGTATCAGAAGCAGGTCTACGTCCTGCCCAAGATCCTGGACGAGAAGGTTGCACGCCTTCACTTGGATGCTCTGGGTGTGGAGCTCACGGAACTGAGCAAGGACCAGGCGGACTACCTCGACCTGGATGTCGCGGGGCCGTACAAGCCAGAGCATTACCGCTACTAG
- a CDS encoding putative membrane protein, GtrA-like family (identified by match to protein family HMM PF04138), with protein MITTLADRIRGLASLFWREVAKFGAVGGVAFVIDSAVFIWLFSGPMHGSEVWAKAIATIVASVFSWVANRFWTFRHRKQANVVREAVLFGVMNVIGLLIASGCVWFAKYILELNDKPSLFIAGSVVGLVLGTIFRFFAYRFWVFNEELDAEPEFSHDHELLDLHHKPKGPSEAGAAGPATGEVPSIKNV; from the coding sequence ATGATCACCACACTTGCAGATCGCATCCGCGGACTTGCCTCGCTTTTTTGGCGCGAGGTGGCCAAATTCGGCGCCGTCGGCGGTGTTGCCTTTGTCATTGACTCGGCTGTCTTTATTTGGCTCTTTTCGGGCCCGATGCACGGCAGCGAAGTCTGGGCGAAGGCTATTGCGACGATCGTGGCAAGTGTGTTCTCGTGGGTTGCCAACCGGTTCTGGACGTTCCGTCACCGCAAGCAAGCCAATGTGGTTCGTGAAGCAGTGTTGTTTGGCGTCATGAACGTCATCGGGCTCCTGATTGCCTCCGGATGCGTGTGGTTCGCCAAATACATTTTGGAGCTGAATGACAAGCCGTCGCTGTTCATCGCGGGGAGCGTAGTCGGCCTGGTCCTGGGCACCATCTTCCGCTTCTTCGCCTACCGATTCTGGGTCTTCAACGAAGAGCTGGATGCCGAGCCCGAGTTCTCTCACGACCATGAGCTTCTGGACCTCCACCACAAGCCCAAGGGTCCAAGCGAAGCCGGCGCTGCAGGCCCGGCAACCGGCGAGGTTCCGTCCATCAAGAACGTCTGA
- the purK gene encoding phosphoribosylaminoimidazole carboxylase, ATPase subunit (identified by match to protein family HMM PF02222; match to protein family HMM TIGR01161) — MTFPVIGVVGGGQLARMMAPPATALGFELRVLAEGEDVSAVAAVATAPIGDYKDLDALLEFSKGLDVMTFDHEHVPTQHLQALLDAGVNVQPGPDALVNAQDKLVMRAAIDRLGLPNPEWSAVNTVDELVAFGERIGWPVVLKTPRGGYDGKGVRMVDSADDALETADWFQAMSPLLAEAKVEFSRELSALVARSPSGESRAWPVVHTIQVDGVCDEVIAPAQNISVEVAAAAEEAALRIANELGVTGVMAAELFETPGVGVGFLINELAMRPHNTGHWTQDGSITSQFEQHLRAVLDLPLGATDALAPVVVMKNFLGGDNQDLFKAFPMALAFEPAAKVHSYGKSVRPGRKIGHVNLVGSSVSDVDSVRQRATAVANIIRDGRKPEQTTLEETA; from the coding sequence GTGACTTTTCCAGTAATTGGCGTTGTTGGCGGCGGCCAGCTCGCACGAATGATGGCTCCGCCCGCTACCGCCCTGGGCTTCGAACTGCGTGTTTTGGCCGAGGGTGAGGACGTTTCTGCCGTGGCAGCAGTGGCCACTGCGCCTATCGGCGACTACAAGGACTTGGACGCTCTTCTGGAGTTCTCCAAGGGCCTGGACGTCATGACCTTTGATCACGAACACGTTCCCACGCAACACCTGCAGGCCCTGCTCGATGCCGGCGTCAACGTCCAGCCAGGCCCCGATGCCTTGGTGAACGCCCAGGACAAGCTGGTGATGAGGGCTGCCATTGACCGCTTGGGACTCCCGAACCCGGAATGGTCAGCGGTCAACACAGTTGACGAGCTCGTGGCTTTTGGCGAGAGGATCGGCTGGCCCGTCGTCTTGAAGACGCCCCGCGGCGGCTACGACGGCAAGGGAGTCAGGATGGTTGATTCCGCGGACGACGCCCTGGAAACCGCCGACTGGTTCCAGGCCATGAGTCCCCTGCTGGCCGAAGCCAAGGTGGAGTTCAGCCGCGAACTTTCCGCCCTGGTTGCGCGCAGTCCCAGTGGCGAATCCCGTGCCTGGCCGGTTGTCCACACCATCCAGGTGGACGGAGTTTGCGACGAAGTGATCGCACCTGCCCAAAACATTTCTGTTGAAGTGGCTGCCGCCGCCGAAGAGGCCGCGCTGCGTATCGCCAACGAACTCGGCGTCACCGGCGTCATGGCCGCAGAGCTGTTCGAAACTCCGGGAGTCGGAGTGGGCTTCCTCATCAACGAACTTGCCATGCGCCCGCACAACACCGGTCACTGGACACAGGACGGCTCCATCACCAGCCAGTTCGAGCAGCACCTGCGCGCCGTCTTGGACCTCCCGCTGGGCGCCACCGATGCTTTGGCCCCGGTGGTGGTCATGAAGAACTTCCTGGGCGGCGACAACCAGGATCTCTTCAAAGCCTTCCCCATGGCGTTGGCCTTCGAACCCGCGGCCAAGGTCCACTCCTACGGCAAGTCCGTCCGTCCGGGCCGCAAAATCGGCCACGTGAACCTCGTTGGCAGTTCGGTTTCGGACGTGGACTCCGTCCGTCAGCGCGCCACCGCCGTGGCCAACATCATCCGCGACGGCCGCAAGCCGGAGCAGACCACCCTTGAGGAGACTGCATGA
- a CDS encoding putative protein of unknown function (DUF343) (identified by match to protein family HMM PF03966) encodes MPKVSPELLSILRCPVTGSPLVQEGDELVSTDAAADGEKLRYSIEDGIPLLLPPELLAAANAATSGQHDSKA; translated from the coding sequence ATGCCAAAGGTCAGTCCTGAACTGTTGTCCATCCTGCGCTGCCCCGTGACGGGTTCACCGCTGGTCCAAGAGGGCGATGAGTTGGTTTCCACCGATGCCGCTGCGGACGGCGAAAAGCTCCGCTACTCCATTGAGGACGGCATCCCGCTGCTCCTGCCTCCTGAACTGCTGGCCGCAGCCAACGCGGCAACCTCGGGCCAGCACGATTCCAAGGCCTGA
- a CDS encoding hypothetical protein (identified by Glimmer2; putative), with translation MTHLFSADVSSVLLFVLPSTVIPGVPHGNPFTGSPASSTGPFFITWSTHDHFTYTQPRLRQLLCPVLHRARIFPLG, from the coding sequence TTGACCCACCTTTTCAGCGCTGACGTCTCGTCGGTCCTGCTCTTTGTGCTGCCCTCCACGGTGATTCCGGGTGTCCCTCACGGGAACCCGTTCACGGGTTCCCCGGCTTCTTCCACCGGACCCTTTTTCATCACCTGGAGCACGCATGACCACTTCACCTACACTCAGCCCAGACTGCGGCAACTGCTTTGCCCTGTGCTGCACCGCGCTCGGATTTTCCCGCTCGGCTGA